A DNA window from Porites lutea chromosome 6, jaPorLute2.1, whole genome shotgun sequence contains the following coding sequences:
- the LOC140940635 gene encoding (E3-independent) E2 ubiquitin-conjugating enzyme UBE2O-like, with the protein MAEGGIFAEDIVKNAQGNVGVVLEDAEETTDESDSDEEALKKGQIVVCWYPSGNEETISISKVKLADRALLPGDVVKFSDVNRGTQKGFVSNVEVAASVKVLVANQIFHNLDCKELSPLQHFIIGAHVSLGPWLGTVTEVYRRVVIMLKNGSRCAIEGPAGEQSSMLFDMSDQRDEDCPFYSPLFYPGQRLTGSARAFKEAKWLSGVKPILNNQSHIKGTVEEVSVIACEVDWQVCGAWQQGCNGDECLKPPDLTVTQEQLPRLLVVNHFRHANLQVGDKAFYTVKAHDLRYISSGESLLKEQTDDNDNTEHAYTSPTSDSQVEGCGVHEVQPVKTCQGKTLTERGDFEGNCLRSEESADSLVPESDSKTIGGPTSTSSLCEANPTVNTTSELAPTDKRQSMAIVTETGDGINQIDINDGHHTAGSDSADADEDSDGGETVTPKAKASGSFKHESGSSHVVRYPTKRRKKRLRRKRKAAPPLKVNIGDRVCVEVTNTCTTVDVIWQDGSKQDKILSTDVTPVFHLDELEFFPGDFISDKRENADPSIYGVVLTADHKSRMCHVKWFSREGQELRDERDVSVYDITEHTDFVFSAGDVVVRVAKGDSDGTVAEGGDKPIPCVGQVTLVDEEGSVFIKWVDKTLSKVKPQELYKIDAEDDGHLSTDGSTVESEDEWETASGESEDDEDLAVDIMDLAAAAGESGDITADQAGQTTDEGGENVDREALHEARNRMNEILSNSNPPFMTFENVPESHTYKYSTFQAQNPGRFLSCMRKEMALLTFSLPAGIIVRGYEDRVDILRVMITGPVDTPYEHGLFVFDVRLPSDYPASPPLFHYFSQCSGRLNPNLYEDGKVCVSLLGTWAGRGSEVWTSKSNVLQVLVSIQGLILCSEPYYNEAGYEKQRGTVEGRENSRLYNEMVLLKLVQSMERLLRNPPAGLENEILKHFAHHGARMIRKFKRWIALFHEQATAVPGCDGEKSTNDEVKVNELEEKGPRSENENACMKDTSNVDTMQAKVTSSCIREECVQAHTMSGELLTNDEVHHTEPCSNGVSKDDSDQSAVLPEGKPSNVEPQGACQDAMTSEKDVPDYPLFPLSRGFCLSLVRALDSFEAALEKAQLTDSSE; encoded by the exons ATGGCGGAAGGTGGCATCTTCGCGGAGGACATTGTCAAGAATGCGCAGGGAAATGTAGGGGTTGTTTTAGAAGATGCTGAAGAAACTACTGACGAATCAGACAGTGACGAAGAAGCTCTAAAAAAGGGACAAATAGTGGTTTGTTGGTATCCTTCTGGCAACGAGGAGACCATCTCGATTTCAAAG GTAAAATTGGCTGATAGAGCGCTTCTTCCTGGTGATGTTGTCAAGTTTTCTGATGTCAACCGAGGCACACAGAAAGGATTTGTGAGTAATGTTGAAGTTGCTGCTAGTGTCAAAGTCCTAGTGGCAAACCAGATATTTCACAATTTGGATTGCAAAGAACTCTCCCCTTTACAG CATTTTATAATTGGAGCTCATGTTAGCTTGGGTCCATGGCTTGGAACAGTCACTGAGGTGTACAGACGAGTTGTAATTATGCTAAAGAATGGCTCAAG GTGTGCTATAGAAGGGCCTGCAGGAGAACAGTCATCAATGTTGTTTGATATGAGTGATCAGCGAGATGAG GATTGTCCTTTCTATTCTCCGCTATTTTACCCTGGCCAGAGATTGACAGGTTCTGCCAGAGCATTCAAAGAAGCCAAATGGTTATCAGGTGTAAAACCCATCTTAAACAACCAGTCACACATTAAAGGAACTGTAGAGGAG GTCAGTGTAATAGCATGTGAAGTAGATTGGCAAGTCTGTGGTGCATGGCAACAAGGTTGCAATGGAGATGAATGTCTAAAACCACCAGATCTCACTGTGACTCAGGAACAGCTTCCTAG ATTGTTAGTTGTGAACCATTTCCGACATGCAAACCTTCAAGTTGGAGACAAAGCATTCTATACAGTGAAGGCACATGATCTCAGATATATTTCTAGTGGTGAGAGCTTATTAAAGGAACAGactgatgataatgataatactgAACATGCCTACACCAGCCCAACATCTGACAGTCAGGTAGAAGGGTGTGGTGTACATGAAGTACAGCCTGTAAAAACTTGTCAAGGAAAAACGCTGACTGAAAGAGGAGATTTTGAAGGCAACTGTTTAAGATCTGAAGAAAGTGCAGACAGCCTTGTGCCTGAAAGTGATTCAAAAACCATTGGTGGGCCGACATCAACAAGCTCTCTCTGTGAGGCAAATCCAACGGTAAATACGACCTCTGAACTTGCACCTACAGACAAAAGACAATCGATGGCAATTGTGACTGAAACTGGTGATGGGATAAATCAGATTGACATAAATGATGGCCATCATACTGCTGGCTCAGATTCTGCTGATGCAGACGAAGATTCAGATGGAGGCGAAACTGTAACGCCAAAAGCAAAGGCCTCTGGATCATTTAAACATGAATCTGGTTCATCTCATGTAGTGCGTTACCCCACTAAACGAAGGAAGAAACGGTTAAGAAGGAAGCGAAAAGCGGCGCCTCCCCTGAAGGTCAATATTGGGGACAGGGTGTGCGTAGAGGTGACAAATACTTGTACCACAGTTGATGTTATATGGCAAGATGGTTCTAAACAGGATAAGATCTTATCCACGGATGTGACTCCAGTGTTTCACTTGGATGAGCTGGAGTTTTTTCCGGGGGattttatttctgataaaaGAG AAAATGCCGACCCATCTATCTATGGGGTGGTTCTTACCGCTGACCACAAGTCGCGCATGTGTCATGTCAAGTGGTTTTCGCGAGAAGGCCAGGAGCTGCGTGATGAACGTGACGTGAGCGTGTATGACATCACGGAACACACGGACTTTGTGTTTAGTGCTGGTGATGTAGTGGTTCGTGTAGCAAAAGGTGACAGTGACGGTACAGTTGCTGAAGGCGGAGACAAGCCTATTCCCTGTGTAGGGCAG gTTACCCTTGTAGATGAAGAAGGCTCTGTCTTCATAAAATGGGTGGACAAGACTCTTTCCAAAGTTAAACCTCAAGAACTGTATAAAATTGATGCCGAG GATGATGGTCATCTATCGACGGACGGTTCTACAGTTGAATCAGAAGATGAATGGGAGACAGCCAGTGGAGAAAGTGAGGATGATGAAGATTTAGCAGTTGACATTATGGATCTTGCTGCAGCAGCAGGAGAGAGTGGTGACATTACAGCTGATCAGGCAGGGCAGACCACTGATGAAGGAGGAGAAAATGTTGATAGAGAAGCTCTACATGAGGCCAGAAACAGGATGAATGAAATTCTATCCAATTCTAATCCAC CTTTCATGACGTTTGAAAACGTTCCGGAAAGTCACACTTACAAGTACTCCACGTTCCAGGCTCAGAACCCAGGCCGCTTTCTCTCTTGTATGAGAAAAGAAATGGCACTCTTGACTTTTTCACTGCCAGCGGGAATAATTGTCAGGGGATATGAAGATCGAGTG GACATATTACGAGTGATGATCACAGGGCCTGTGGATACTCCGTACGAACATGGGCTGTTTGTATTTGACGTTAGACTGCCGTCAGATTATCCAGCCTCCCCTCCCTTGTTCCATTATTTTTCCCAATGTTCGGGTCGTTTGAACCCAAACCTTTACGAGGACGGCAAGGTCTGCGTCAGCCTCTTGGGGACCTGGGCTGGGCGCGGAAGCGAGGTTTGGACATCAAAGTCGAACGTACTGCAAGTTTTGGTTTCAATACAGG gaTTAATACTGTGTAGTGAGCCTTATTACAACGAGGCTGGCTATGAGAAGCAAAGAGGCACGGTGGAGGGACGAGAAAACAGCCGCCTGTACAATGAAATGGTTTTACTAAAACTGGTTCAATCCATGGAAAGACTCCTAAGAAATCCTCCTGCTGGTCTGGAGAACGAAATACTAAAACATTTTGCACATCACGGGGCCAG AATGATACGAAAATTCAAGCGTTGGATTGCTTTGTTCCACGAACAAGCAACAGCTGTGCCAGGCTGTGATGGCGAAAAATCTACTAACGATGAGGTGAAGGTTAATGAGTTGGAGGAAAAAGGACCGAGAAGTGAGAATGAAAACGCTTGCATGAAGGACACTAGTAATGTTGACACGATGCAAGCTAAAGTTACATCAAGCTGCATCAGGGAAGAGTGTGTTCAAGCACATACGATGTCTGGGGAACTGTTAACGAATGACGAAGTACATCACACTGAACCTTGCAGCAATGGTGTCAGCAAAGATGATTCCGACCAATCAGCTGTCTTGCCTGAAGGAAAACCTTCAAATGTCGAACCCCAAGGCGCATGTCAAGACGCCATGACATCAGAGAAGGATGTTCCAGATTATCCCTTGTTCCCACTCTCCCGCGGTTTTTGTTTGAGTCTCGTGAGAGCGTTGGACAGTTTTGAAGCCGCCTTGGAAAAGGCTCAACTGACAGACAGCTCTGAGTAG
- the LOC140941883 gene encoding uncharacterized protein: MKFYLIHLLTVCQVLLETLAFSSTKTIYLPPESADELHLGCYEEQKNKSSFYQPDQNGLSLYWCITVCGYEKFPLAAVFNDTNCHCADESVTLLIKNDSCNSSEERKIFQMYNTSCFMVELVELYQELIFEQFPSKITTLLSSSTSSVTLSIPSSVTALDVSDPIQYSEKFTRFSSKITPSLFSSISSVTLSIPSSVTALNLSDPIQYSEKFTRFSSKITPSLFSSISSVMLSIPSSVTTLHLSDPIQYSEKFTRFSSKMTPSLFSGISSVILSIPSSVTTLNVSDPIQYSEKSTRFSSMMTPSLFPNNAITIPWYIFRQTFHTIKRHDVKCVRSHPIFREIYTVFFNDDAITIP, encoded by the exons ATGAAGTTTTACTTGATTCACTTGTTGACAGTGTGTCAAGTTTTGCTTGAG aCGTTGGCATTCTCTTCAACCAAGACAATTTATTTACCCCCAGAATCAGCCG ATGAATTGCATTTGGGTTGTTACgaagaacaaaagaacaaatCAAGTTTCTACCAGCCAGACCAAAATGGATTGTCTCTGTATTGGTGCATTACAGTCTGCGGATATGAGAAGTTTCCGCTGGCTGCAGTGTTTAACGACACAAACTGCCATTGCGCAGATGAGAGCGTAACTCTCCTGATCAAAAATGATTCTTGCAACTCATCTGAAGAACGAAAAATTTTCCAGATGTACAACACCAGTTGTTTTATGGTAGAGCTTGTAGAACTGTATCAAGAACTGATATTTGAACAGTTTCCTTCAAAGATAACAACATTACTATCCTCGAGTACATCTTCCGTCACGCTTTCCATACCATCAAGCGTCACGGCGTTAGATGTGTCAGATCCCATCCAATATTCAGAGAAATTTACACGGTTTTCTTCAAAGATAACGCCATCGCTGTTCTCTAGTATATCTTCCGTCACACTTTCCATACCATCAAGCGTCACGGCGTTAAATTTGTCAGATCCCATCCAATATTCAGAGAAATTTACACGGTTTTCTTCAAAGATAACGCCATCACTATTTTCTAGTATATCTTCCGTCATGCTTTCCATACCATCAAGCGTCACGACGTTACATTTGTCAGATCCTATCCAATATTCCGAGAAATTTACACGGTTTTCTTCAAAGATGACGCCATCACTATTCTCTGGTATATCTTCCGTCATACTTTCCATACCATCAAGCGTCACGACGTTAAATGTGTCAGATCCCATCCAATATTCAGAGAAATCTACACGGTTTTCTTCAATGATGACGCCATCACTATTCCCTA ATAACGCCATCACTATTCCCTGGTATATCTTCCGTCAGACTTTCCATACCATCAAGCGTCACGACGTTAAATGTGTCAGATCCCATCCAATATTCAGAGAAATCTACACGGTTTTCTTCAATGATGACGCCATCACTATTCCCTAG